Proteins encoded within one genomic window of Besnoitia besnoiti strain Bb-Ger1 chromosome II, whole genome shotgun sequence:
- a CDS encoding RNA recognition motif-containing protein (encoded by transcript BESB_034750): protein MTRDSTPQEAASAAEASDRAGANATGLAVEAPAADASSPPAPSSFSLTAPSSSSESSASAASSACGEKRTEAEFGLGVGGEAPTEGGEGSQAGAPMWFLILTEDAIAVLQRQQEAQNAAGATPPQAAEPAGGEEKGQSVVGPVSAETVRIYFQHCLVDGYTQCWRQGMGSWLPLGSVHELKQILQGAEEEEKGEAAACAAAGAAAQSSGRAGCGKRSRIDGIPAEFKYVTPEGVQMVFDRTDKVWRTAEEYEALYALLEEAEAVSPGAAAAAGPGRFSEVGVQQEDMVFPGLREGAEEALAGTLPEEAEKAPELTEAERQKKELNAEKRRLYRQRLKKKKQEGLWVAGRKNPNIYIANLPPDCTEDELADVFKKAGVFKIDPETLRPKIRVYTDETGRCKGDALISFVHENSVEIAIKYFDGAPFRDGACTLKVQLAEFAPKQGQPSASPAAPGGEAEAPRAARGGKRDRKKYLAAKYEQERLLSWGDAIDDGTGRRIVIMKPTYSSEEAEMYEEGDAFYDELRQELFDEIAQFAKPEKVTVIPRHVQGVACVKLKTAEDAERIIEQFRGRFFDGRQLEVFFFDGRTDLKANCLPSRLAKKARVATPDASQSPTPPQPAEAAGQSEEMAVEKEEDQAEGKNEDDEAERLEKFGDWIDQQSSDEEFEVQTEG, encoded by the exons ATGACGCGCGACAGCACTCcccaggaggcggcgagtgCCGCTGAGGCCTCagaccgcgccggcgcgaacgCGACCGGACTCGCCGTGGAAGCtcctgcggcagacgcgtcATCCCCCCCGGCCccctcctctttttctttgactgcgccgtcttcctcctccgagtcctccgcctccgcggcatcttccgcatgcggcgagaagcgcacgGAGGCTGAGTTCGGTTTGGGCGTGggtggcgaggcgccgaccgaaggaggggaggggtcgcaggcgggcgcgcctaTGTGGTTTCTGATCCTTACCGAGGACGCGATCGCGGTGCTTCAGCGccagcaggaggcgcagaacgCGGCGGGtgccacgccgccgcaggcagcggagccCGCGGGGGGTGAGGAGAAGGGTCAGAGCGTCGTCGGACCGGTGAGCGCGGAGACCGTGCGCATCTACTTCCAGCACTGTCTGGTTGACGGCTACACGCAGTGCTGGCGGCAGGGCATGGGCTCTTGGCTCCCCCTCGGCTCTGTCCACGAACTGAAGCAAATCCTGCagggcgcagaagaggaggagaaaggggaggcagccgcgtgcgcagccgccggcgctgcagctcagAGCTCAGGCCGCGCCGGGTGTGGCAAGCGAAGCCGGATCGACGGCATTCCGGCGGAGTTCAAATACGTGACGCCTGAAGGCGTGCAGATGGTTTTCGATCGGACAGACAAAGTGTGGCGCACCGCTGAG GAATACGAGGCGCTCTATGCCCTCttggaagaagcggaggctgTCTCcccaggcgcggctgccgccgcggggccCGGCCGGTTCAGCGAGGTCGGCGTCCAGCAGGAGGATATGGTTTTCCCTGGtctccgcgagggcgcggaggaggcgctcgcgggcacgctccccgaggaggccgagaaggcgccagagctgacggaggcggagcggcagaagaaggagctGAATGCCGAGAAGCGCCGGCTGTACCGACagcggctgaagaagaagaagcaagaGGGCCTCTGGGTCGCAGGCCGGAAGAACCCAAACATCTACATCGCCAATCTGCCCCCAGACTGCACCGAAGACGAGCTCGCGGACGTCTTCAAGAAGGCCGGCGTCTTCAAAATCGACCCAGAAACCC tGCGGCCGAAGATCCGCGTCTACACAGACGAGACCGGTCGCTGCAAAGGCGACGCCCTGATCTCGTTTGTCCACGAGAACTCCGTGGAGATCGCCATCAAGTATTTCGATGGAGCGCCgttccgcgacggcgcgtgcACGCTCAAG GTTCAGCTAGCAGAGTTCGCGCCGAAGCAAGGCCAGCCGAGCGCTAGCCCTGCGGCCccaggaggcgaagccgaggcgccgcgggccgcgcgGGGCGGAAAGCGTGACAGGAAGAAATACCTCGCTGCGAAATACGAGCAGGAGCG GCTGTTGAGCTGGGGCGACGCGATCGATGACGGTACGGGCCGTCGCATCGTCATCATGAAACCGACGTACTCGAGTGAAGAGGCTGAA ATgtacgaggaaggcgacgcgttTTACGACGAGCTGCGACAAGAACTTTTCGACGAAATCGCGCAGTTCGCGAAGCCAGAGAAAGTGACTGTCATCCCA AGGCACGTCCAGGGCGTCGCGTGTGTGAAGCTGAAGACCGCAGAAGATGCAGAGCGCATCATCGAG CAATTCAGAGGGCGCTTCTTCGATGGACGGCAGCTCGAGGTCTTCTTCTTTGACGGCCGCACAGATTTGAAGGCGAACTGCCtaccctcgcgcctcgcgaaaAAGGCCCGCGTCGCGACCCCCGACGCGTCGCAG AGTCCAACTCCCCCGcagcccgcggaggccgctggcCAGAGTGAGGAGATGGCAgtggagaaggaggaagaccAAGCAGAGGGGAagaacgaagacgacgaggcggagcgtCTGGAAAAGTTTGGG GACTGGATCGACCAGCaaagcagcgacgaggaatTCGAGGTGCAGACAGAGGGGTAA
- a CDS encoding hypothetical protein (encoded by transcript BESB_034740) has product MRLPSSARTAGSGVALFASNHVTACLSAQTLRATPHTRGEGEDGRPKRRGGELKANLPWTPAARGLMMRPAFPASALRLRAAFHCAMHSLSCLPFFSWLGAPLPRARAFASLSRRPRLHLSFSAPLRRASARSSSPFVTSVSCPPAPTSSLRSAWPPRAASLLASACGSPLSSLAPCGRESSLCGAGSRARSVRGFSSAAAAMEAEGGDAAPTPRVRDFRLLERWLVGASAQAASSLSPAASNSASAASGARPGSGAPRLLVLVLNRPLPAYAPHLLEAATSYVVADGGGNFLYQMFQDQEEIKLRARRRLIQAKLDARERLRMEELAAHVQHQILMEHQPLHDQRTHLGNLQRDLHRRNAAREGAGTLRQDKETGSNESATHADPTRFLNRLPDAVCGDLDSLTQEAKAYFERRGVPIVRRRTQDLPDLEKAWNLLLAPQRYTARDVIIILGAIGGRLDHTLSAIHFLHKLNAEYEQEAAEPREEARGPSASPRSHRDGGLPQIYLIGEDSLCFLVPRGRSRVIPSQLLVTRQCALVPFGSTVSGVTTEGLRWNLHPEMQLKFGEFISTSNQILPEVLAGARDAEGEEGISIYTELPLLWYSQMRLQPSGLFIPPLSDSAGVAS; this is encoded by the exons ATGCGCCTcccgtcttctgcgcgcacagccggcagcggagttgcgctcttcgcctcgaACCACGTGACGGCTTGCCTCTCTGCACAGACGCTCCGCGCGACACCCCACacacgcggcgaaggcgaagatgGACGACCCAAGCGACGAGGGGGCGAGCTTAAAGCGAATCTGCCGTGGacgccggccgcgcgaggcctgaTGATGCGACCCGCATTCCCAGCGtccgctctgcgcctccgcgcggcgtttCACTGTGCGATgcactctctctcttgtctgCCTTTTTTTTCGTGGCTCGGCGCTCCGCTGCCCCGGGCTCGCGCCTTTGCCTCTCTGtcacgcaggccgcggctgcacctctccttcagcgcccctctccgtcgcgcctccgctcgctcctcttcgcccttcgTCACTTCTGTCTCCTGTCCTCCCGCGCCCACGTCAtctctgcgctctgcgtggcctccgcgcgcggcatcGCTGCtagcctctgcatgcggctcgcccctctcctctctggctCCGTGCGGCCGGGAGAGTTCCCTGTGTggcgcgggctcgcgcgcccgaTCAGTGCGAGgcttttcttccgcggctgcggcgatggaggccgaaggcggcgacgccgcgccgacccCACGCGTGAGAGACTTTCGCCTGTTGGAGCGGTGGCTggtcggcgcctccgcgcaggcggcgtcctctctctctcctgcggcATCTAATTCTGCTTcagcggcgtctggcgcgcgtCCTGGAAGCggggctccgcggctgctggtTCTCGTACTGAATCGCCCGTTGCCGGCGTACGCCCCGCATCTGCTGGAGGCGGCCACATCGTACGTGGTTGCGGACGGCGGAGGGAATTTCCTTTACCAGATGTTCCAGGACCAGGAAGAGATcaagctgcgcgcgcggcgtcggctgaTTCAAGCCAAactcgacgcgcgcgagcggctgcggatGGAGGAGCTTGCTGCTCACGTGCAACACCAGATCCTCATGGAGCACCAACCCCTCCACGACCAGCGCACGCATCTCGGGAACCTCCAGCGCGACTTGCACCGCCGaaacgccgcccgcgaaggGGCGGGCACGCTTCGGCAAGACAAAGAGACAGGAAGTAACGAGAGCGCGACCCACGCAGACCCGACTCGCTTCTTGAACCGCCTGCCAGATGCGGTCTGCGGAGACCTCGACTCCCTCACTCAAGAG gcgaaggcgtacttcgagagacgcggcgtgcCGATcgtgcggaggcgaacgcagGACTTGCCTGACCTCGAAAAAGCGTGGAATCTGCTcctggcgccgcagcgctaCACGGCGCGGGACGTGATCATCATCCTCG GCGCGATCGGCGGCAGACTCGATCACACGCTGAGCGCGATTCACTTCCTGCACAAGTTGAATGCGGAGTATGAAcaagaggccgcggagccgcgcgaagaggcgcgaggcccttCCGCCTCACCCAGGAGTCATCGCGACGGCGGGCTCCCTCAG ATTTACCTCATCGGAGAAGAttcgctctgcttcctcgtcccCCGTGGACGCTCGCGCGTCATTCCTTCGCAGCTCCTCGTCACCCGCCAGTGCGCCCTCGTGCCGTTCG GCTCGACTGTGTCTGGCGTGACGACGGAGGGGCTGCGGTGGAATCTCCATCCGGAGATGCAACTTAAATTCGGAGAGTTCATCTCAACGTCAAACCAG ATCTTGCCGGAAGtgctggcgggcgcgagagacgcagaaggcgaggagggcatCTCGATCTACACAGAACTGCCCCTTCTCTGGTACTCTCAgatgcgcctgcagccgtcGGGCCTCTTCATTCCTCCCCTGAGTGACTCTGCAGGGGTCGCCTCGTAG
- a CDS encoding hypothetical protein (encoded by transcript BESB_034770), with product MDACQLCTDDLEARRRSEQPRKETPRVMDTLKQRRIVNAPAPVLLGLGENAGVSAANGSEEQSAPCRSSGAVSPRCDRAERLPRVSHGGEDESSSPQRSLWLISAKANGAAGLPNGHPIESSKDEKDSDGGLHSDGQLQDDPHCGEGAKVARVEGGDDAGDENFGGKRAHVCEGNATSVGAQADTGGAAQQAWGSSATASAPASRFPSSRSSFSTEVAAASESMHASVSSSFSSHRAAAALAQKAPAKEAESLSRGIPFSSPSSSSASHAIQDPRSFCGEACLASRGVELPHAEEAAGVMASSSSGEDDAGERRRQRRRGSRDLIAESGGKRSALLKAIRERETRSAGSRALSAFDRLLLSMTGVDGENQAAEPPPKTTAELVAHQREVHRSSAYSLRHFFSPSGPVFLQSSSSSSSSRQLRGDFFNTYPPECVQAIFHFLPVEDILRMQVVSSAFFSAIRDESGAFVHVRSLVIDAKWAVLDIHERQQMLLQMTRLQHLEVQPEAFSGGSISIQEIAALVYRNARALRTLRLLSPENPLYDETPLHSPFAFKPGRFPRLRLLALIGSQAFEWGHILSNCHFPAVERFEISYFPLPSNHWSWQVLPDFTALGIDGLRRLIHKMELLERLTIGLEVRFEDENRRQPFEEDPVVPPFDHQAHAIAANNAAVLEGEGRAWETEGTRAVRRTPPAVVSEASGSGGFGADQAAAENSRGVGSLTDVGGNESPDHGSRGGRGTPAAGAVGATAARAWEARVDQGGELDGVEPVGGRGQLLSWRGKISEADFADLCAVAYVRAGAAGNLKRIIVKHRSKTGEETTNQATVGSVTEFLHDAASFCYRYVSDVFTGFQPSNN from the exons ATGGACGCCTGCCAGCTGTGCACCGATGACTTGGAGGCTCGTCGGCGGAGCGAGCAACCTAGAAAAGAAACGCCGAGAGTTATGGATACATTGAAGCAGCGAAGGATCGTGAACGCCCCCGCCCCTGTGCTTCTCGGCCTTGGCGAAAACGCCGGTGTGTCAGCAGCCAACGGGTCTGAAGAACAAAGTGCCCCGTGCAGATCGTCTGGAGCTGTTTCACCTCGATGCGACCGCGCGgagcgtcttcctcgcgttTCTCACGGGGGAGAAGACGAATCGAGCAGTCCGCAAAGAAGTCTTTGGCTTATTTCGGCCAAAGCAAATGGAGCCGCTGGGCTGCCTAATGGGCATCCGATAGAGTCCTCTAAAGACGAGAAGGATTCAGACGGTGGACTTCATTCTGACGGGCAGCTCCAAGACGATCCTCATTGTGGAGAGGGAGCCAAGGTGGCCAGAGTGGAAGGCGGTGATGACGCGGGGGATGAAAATTTCGGGGGTAAAAGGGCGCACGTTTGTGAAGGCAACGCGACCTCAGTCGGGGCGCAGGCGGACACGGGAGGGGCCGCACAGCAGGCTTGGGGCAGTTCAGCGACAGCGagtgcgccggcgtctcgcttcCCGTCGTCGCGTTCGTCATTCTCTACGGAAGTTGCCGCTGCTTCGGAGTCGATGCATGCTTCTGTGTCGTCGTCTTTCTCAAGCCAccgagccgcggcagctctcgcccagaaggcgcctgcgaaggaagcggagtctctctcgcgtggcATCCCTTTCTCTTCACCATCATCATCATCGGCGTCACACGCTATACAGGACCCACGTTCTTTTTGTGGGGAAGCGTGCTTGGCCTCCCGCGGGGTAGAACTGCCTCacgccgaagaagcagcagggGTGatggcgtcgtcgtcctcaggggaggacgacgcgggagagcgaagacggcagaggcgacgcggatcTCGAGATCTGATTGCGGAGTCGGGAGGTAAACGTTCCGCACTGTTGAAGGCCATCCGCGAGCGGGAGACCCGATCCGCAGGCTCTCGAGCACTCTCAGCGTTCGATAGACTCCTGCTGTCTATGACAGGGGTCGATGGAGAGAACCAAGCGGCTGAACCACCTCCAAAGACAACAGCAGAGCTCGTTGCCCACCAGCGAGAAGTCCATCGAAGCTCCGCATATTCACTTCGTCATTTCTTTTCGCCGAGTGGGCCAGTGTTCCTGCAgtcgtcgtcatcgtcgAGCTCATCTCGACAGCTTCGTGGCGACTTCTTTAACACCTACCCGCCGGAATGTGTGCAGGCCATTTTCCACTTCCTGCCTGTCGAGGATATTCTTCGGATGCAGGTCGTTAGTTCGGCGTTCTTTTCAGCGATTCGTGACGAaagcggcgccttcgtccaCGTCCGATCGCTTGTCATCGACGCCAAGTGGGCAGTGCTAGATATCCACGAAAGACAGCAGATGCTCCTGCAGAtgacgcgcctgcagcattTGGAG GTGCAACCTGAAGCTTTTTCAGGCGGCTCGATCTCTATTCAGGAGATAGCGGCTCTAGTATATAGGAACGCGCGAGCCCTTCGgacgcttcgcctcctctcgccggAGAATCCACTATATGACGAGACGCCGTTGCATTCCCCGTTTGCTTTCAAACCGGGACGCttccctcgtctgcgtcttctggcGCTTATCGGGTCTCAGGCTTTTGAATGGGGCCACATCTTGAGCAACTGCCACTTTCCGGCTGTCGAACGATTCGAGATCTCGTACTTTCCTCTTCCAAGCAATCACTGGTCCTGGCAG GTTCTCCCCGACTTCACAGCCTTAGGTATCGAtgggctgcgtcgccttaTCCACAAAATGGAGCTTCTGGAGCGACTGACAATTGGGCTCGAAGTTCGATTTGAGGACGAGAACAGGAGGCAACCGTTCGAGGAGGATCCTGTTGTGCCACCCTTCGACCATCAGGCACATGCTATCGCAGCTAACAACGCCGCAGTTTTGGAGGGAGAAGGGCGCGCCTGGGAGACGGAAGGGACCAGGGCTGTCAGAAGAACTCCGCCTGCCGTCGTCAGTGAGGCGTCGGGGAGTGGAGGCTTCGGGGCAGACcaggctgccgcagagaaCTCACGCGGCGTAGGAAGCTTGACAGACGTGGGCGGGAACGAGAGCCCAGATCACGGGAGCAGAGGAGGGCGTgggacgcccgcggccggAGCTGTTGGCGCAACGGCTGCTCGGGCATGGGAAGCCCGTGTAGATCAAGGCGGTGAACTCGACGGGGTGGAACCGGTCGGCGGCAGGGGCCAACTGCTAAGCTGGAGAGGCAAGATAAGCGAAGCGGACTTTGCGGATCTGTGTGCCGTCGCGTATGTCCGGGCAGGGGCAGCAGGCAATTTAAAAAGAATCATCGTCAAGCACAGGAGCAAGACGGGTGAAGAAACGACGAATCAGGCCACGGTCGGCTCCGTGACTGAATTTCTGCATGATGCAGCTTCCTTTTGCTACCGCTATGTCTCCGATGTCTTCACGGGGTTTCAGCCATCGAACAACTGA
- a CDS encoding hypothetical protein (encoded by transcript BESB_034760), whose amino-acid sequence MQLLSRKPNHGGRKATVENKVADEDPFGLEDLEWVAKEVGRDRILGRGEKPLPFVHRPFDAEFTLDDLRQFAEEVDAERQVNGEVSTSSKGDVQPAPPAHGEREAEKLRRDFEEWYKTYQRRESSQFGMGEKGAHADKKTRTEKATLVRNPKYALALGDYGESLHGVDGGVDPAVKTHADMREHPMYRLAFADCGDRVLGSTVDVNAEADEKTE is encoded by the exons ATGCAACTTTTGTCACGTAAACCG AACCACGGTGGCCGAAAGGCCACGGTAGAAAATAAGGTGGCAGATGAGGATCCTTTCGGTCTTGAGGATTTGGAGTGGGTGGCGAAAGAGGTTGGAAGGGACAGAATTCTCGGTCGGGGTGAAAAGCCTCTGCCATTCGTACACCGACCGTTCGACGCTGAGTTTACCCTTGACGATCTCAGACAATTCGCAGAGGAGGTGGACGCCGAAAGACAAGTGAACGGTGAGGTTTCAACCTCCTCCAAAGGCGATGTCCaacctgcgccgccggcgcacggcgagagagaagctgAAAAACTAAGACGTGACTTCGAGGAGTGGTACAAGACCTACCAGCGCCGTGAAAGTTCCCAGTTTGGGATGGGGGAGAAAGGGGCACATGCAGACAAGAAAACTCGCACAGAAAAAGCGACGTTGGTGCGCAATCCCAAGTATGCTCTCGCACTCGGTGACTACGGCGAGAGTCTTCATGGTGTCGATGGCGGTGTGGATCCCGCGGTCAAAACACATGCTGATATGCGTGAGCACCCGATGTACCGCCTGGCATTTGCAGACTGCGGTGACAGAGTACTCGGCTCTACCGTTGATGTCAATGCAGAGGCTGATGAGAAGACCGAGTAA